Genomic window (Candidatus Binatus sp.):
CTTCGCGCCTTCCTTCCCCACCAGGAACGCGCTGTGAACGAAGTACCGCGCGAACGGCTTGCGCGTCGCGCTTTCGGACTGCGCGATCTCGTTCTCATGATGAATCGGGATGTGATCCATCCCGCCGGTGTGGATATCGATCGTCTCGCCGAGGTACTTCATCGCCATCGCCGAGCACTCGATATGCCAGCCCGGATAACCCGGTCCCCACGGCGTCGGCCATTGCAAAATGTGATGCGGCTGGTCGAGCATCCACAGCGCAAAATCGTGCGGACTGCGCTTGTCGCGCGAATGATCGAGCCGATTCGCCGCGTGCTGCTCGTCGAGACTCTGCCGCGAGAGCCTGCCAAAGCGATTCTCGCCGCGGTAGCGCTCGACGTCGAAGTACACGCCGCTCTTCGTCACGTAGGCGAAGCCCGCGTCGATGATCCGGCCGATGAGCGCGATCATCTCGGCGATGTGGTCCGTCGCACGCGAGAAAAGCTCCGGCCGCTCCATCCCCAGCCGATCCCAATCAGCGAGAAAAAGCTCCGTGTAATGATTCGCCACTTCCAGCGGCGACTTGCCCTCGGCGCGCGCCGTCTTTTCGATCTTGTCCTCACCGTCGTCCTGGTCGGACGTCATGTGGCCGACGTCGGTGATATTCATGATTTGGCGAACGCGATAGCCGTCGAACTTGAGCGCGCGTTTCAGAAAATCCCAGTTCAGGAAGGTGCGGAAATTGCCGAGATGCTGTGGCAGATACACCGTCGGCCCGCACG
Coding sequences:
- the cysS gene encoding cysteine--tRNA ligase, with amino-acid sequence MPFHIFNTLSRSVEEFSPQNPPEVTLYSCGPTVYLPQHLGNFRTFLNWDFLKRALKFDGYRVRQIMNITDVGHMTSDQDDGEDKIEKTARAEGKSPLEVANHYTELFLADWDRLGMERPELFSRATDHIAEMIALIGRIIDAGFAYVTKSGVYFDVERYRGENRFGRLSRQSLDEQHAANRLDHSRDKRSPHDFALWMLDQPHHILQWPTPWGPGYPGWHIECSAMAMKYLGETIDIHTGGMDHIPIHHENEIAQSESATRKPFARYFVHSAFLVGKEGAKISKSAGKFPLLSDLPGAGIDPLAFRLFCFGAKYRSELILSDEGLRAAQGNLDYFREFARNVPAEAAAPGAETPGGAETHYERFHDALDNDLNTPQALAVALDLVAESYRRQDFGGWPTLLTFDAVLGLQLGHYREMALGATISPEAQALIDERAEARRSRNFKRSDELRKQLETMGYEVKDNRDGATEYRPRRI